gaaagaccagcagctaattatacgaaaattctactaaggcaagtaaatgcctgcttctgctcgaTCACAGAAAGACCAGCAACTAATTAtacgaaaattctactaaggcaagtaagtgcctgtttctgctcggtcacagaaagaccagcagctaattctacgaaaattctactaaggcaagtaagtgtctgcttctgctcggtcacagaaagaccagcagctaattctacgaaaattctactaaggtaAGAAAATGTCAGCTTCTACTCGGTTAACGAAAGACCAGTAGGCAAGTTTACAAAATTTCCCCAAGGCAAGTAAGTGTCTGTTCCTGTTCGGTCATCGAAAGACCATCAGATGATTCCATGAAATTCGACTAAGGTAAATAAGTGCCTGCTCCTGCTCGGTCACCGAAGACCAGCGGGCAAACTTgcaaaaattttactaaggcaaacGGATGCCTATTCCTGCTCAGTGCACTGAAGAACCAGCAGGCAAGATCAGATAAATTGTCAAGTTAATTTGCAGAAGCAACCCATGAGCAAAAATCAGACAAGAAAGCCAATAGAGagcatttaaaaatttataaacgttcaaatgtttacaaagcAAATGAAAATCTAGAGTCTTTACAAAAATAGACCTAAGGATTAGGAGGGTCAACGGCCTCAGCAGGGGAAGGATCAGCTATCTCTGGAGGTGGAAGATCAGCAATACCGGGAGGAGGAGTCACGAACCCTTGTCCCACTTCAAAAACACGCTCCCTAGCTTCTCCCTCCTGCACCCCATCCAAAGGAACCTCTACCTGCTCCTGCTCACCCTGCTCCTTATCTCCCTGGCCGACCGCAGCCATATATCTCCCCACCCTAGCCTCCAGCTTGCTCATGTTGAGCTCGAGGTATTCTTCCTTTAGCACAAATATGATGCACTTATAGCTGAAAGCAACCCCGAAGTCATACTCGGCATCCAGCCGATCATCCACATCAGCGGATTTGCCTTTCTCCTCAGCCAGCTGGTCACTCAGGGATTTGATCTCTCCCTCAAGGGCGGTCCTCAAAGTATCTCTTTCACTTTGAGTAGCCTGAGGATCGAACTTCAGATCACCCAACTCACCCTCAAGCTTGGAGGAAGTGGACTCAGCAACCGCAACTTTCTCCTCAAGCTCCGTAAGCTGCTTGTTCAACTCGGCCAGCTTCTCCTTGGAGCGATCAGCAGATTcagctttcttcttcaaatccTGGTTGTCAGCTTGAAGCTTCCTCTCATGGCGGGCGGACTCGGTCTTGTAACACGAAACCATGGTGGCCAGCCTAAAGGAGACCCTTTGAACAGAAGCTGCTAACTCGGAGAGGTTCATACTCTCGATGTCCTTCACCATCTTGGGCCCCACCGATTTTCTGTAATCCTTCTGATACGGGCTCAGGTAGTCACCTTGATCCCGAGATGGAAGAGGAGAAGATCGGTCTCAAGACTGCCAGCTGACCTCAGGACTCTTGTCGGAAGTTTTCTCCCCACCACTCTTACGTGGAAGGGGAGGGGGCAGAGCAGGAACATGAGCCTTGAAAGGACCGGCACTAGCTTTCTTTGGAGGAAGAGGAGGGTTGCTGGAGCTGCTTGGAGCCCGACCACACTTTCTGCTCATCGCGCTGAGGATCTTGTTATCCATTCCAACAACAATATCTACCAAGCCCGAACCGACCAAGTTTGTTGGCGACAGAAGGTCTTGGCAAGTAGACACGTTCACCAGAGCAGTTTTCACCTAAAGTAAAGGTCGGTCTTCAAGATCTTTAATAAAACCCCACGAttctaaaaaaacaaacaaggtTAAAGAACCCAATAAGTGGCAATTGGAGAAAAAACATAGGCGAAAAATGAACGACCTAGGGTGACAAAATGCGTTGGAAGGTAAATATCACCACCCAACGAACGGGCCGCTGGACACCAATTTCCTccagcaaagaagaatttgttcttccaatttttgCACCAGGAGGGGAAGCCGGTGATTGGCTTCCTCTTCGCAGAGCTTGACATAAAATAATACCAGCCTGCTTCCTTTGGGCTACTCCTCAGCTGGTATAAATGCTTCACTTCAACAAGGGAGGGCTCCTTTGATCCACACCTCTCCCATAATACAAACATCGCCGAGAGAACCCTCCACCCATTTGGGTGTAGCTGACCTGGGGCCAGGTGCATACCGCCCAGTATCCTGGCAAAATAACTTTGAAGGGGCAGCCGAGCTCCTAATTTGAAACTTTTCAGGTGCATCGTCACATACCCTTTCGGAGGCCGATTAGGGACATCACCTTTTCCAGGAACTACCAGGGGAACCTCATTGGGAATGTTGTAGAGGTTCCTAAGCTTAAATAGATCAGTGGAGGTGGTGGCACAAGCTGTGAAATCAATATGGTAAGAATCTGCCTCCACCCTATGGCCAAGATTCCTCTTCTTAGCAGGTCTGCTCGGTCCAGAGCTGCTCCCCTCACCATCACTAACTCCTTCATGGACCCCAACCCCACCAAAGCTGTGGTTCTCACCAGAGCCCGACGTAAGTCCACCTCTATTCCCTACAAGCTCTAGTTCGGGGGAGGGAGAAACAGCCAAGGGGCGTGGGTACTCAAGAGTATCCCTACCATGGGAGGGCCCTACACTACTAGAAGGACGCAAAAAATCAGTGGGTATCGACAAGTTAAGGTTTGAATCCCCCGTTTCTTCGTCACTCTCATCGGCAATCAATTTCCTTCTCCGATTTGACATATCGAAACCCCAAAaggaaaccaaaataaatccaagtatacaaatacaaaaaggGGCAACACAGAACCCAAGCAACAACAACCAAAGAAGAAGTTAAAGGCTGTACCTGAAATAGACTGGCACTGATAACGTCGCTGTGATGGAGGAAAGACCCTGCAAACGAAAGTCCCAGACGCGGAGAGTATGAACGAAATTCGTAGGAGTTGTCTCACAACAGAGAAAGCGAATAGAACGAAACGACGATGATTTAAGTCTAGGGATTTGAAAcgaaaagagaaataaaagcaTTTAAGTGATGGGGATGCCAGCTCACTCACTGAATATCGAGGACAGATAGCCCgtcgtttcaaatttcaaatacgaaGAGTCTGGAGATGCCACGTCACTAACCGTTACAAGAGGCCAGGGTAGGCGTAAGCCCAGATAGGCAATGGACATGCTCATTTAGGCCCACGCTCAAGTCGGAATTTCCCAGAAGGAAAATAGTACCTCAGGTCCGTCCCGGTAAACAGAAGACCAGATGAACAGCTCCCCAGGTCAGCAAGATTTGACTCTCAGTTTCTACTCTTAACTCATTTCACTCGCaagaccagaaactgggggactggtgttaagtaaataaaagcacCAGGTCAGCCGTGCTATTAATTCCGCCCCAGCATAGATCACCTCAGCCAAACGGTATGAGCAGGGCATGGGGATAAACATAAGCCAACCAGAAACAAGTACCGGCCAGGGTAATATACCGACCAAAGTCATATACCGAGCCGATACCAACCCCCCAAAAAGCAGGAACACGATCCCACAGAATCACGGTAGTTGCGCTTTTCTCAGAACCGTTGCGGAAAACGCGAGATCTCACGTTTGCCCACAATGAAACAGTTAAAATCCCATGAAAGGCTGCCACTACCCGCAACAAGGGGGATGAAAGGTAAATGAAAACGTGGGACAGCAGCTATAAAAGAATGAGAAATCGATGAAGAAGGGGATAGAAAAATTGAGAGAgggaaaacgctgccaaattgcaaTCAAgcctttttcttaaaaaaactTCGAATAGATTAGAAACGATTCTTGAATCCAAATTGCattgttttcccgtaaacaccttgtgctaacttaggcatcggagggtttacgccggcaaaaccaccaGCGTCTTTGATCCGTTTTTGGTGAACGCAGGTCTAGTAGGAGAAAGGAGGGCGATTCCAACCCCAGTGGTTCGAGCAACAGTTGATAACACaaacgttggtgaaagaatctggtcggtcAAAAGGCGAGCAGATTTAAGCATCAACATTATGCCTAAgcttttcttcaaatttatatACTATGAGCAACACTTTTTTACCTTCCttgttctttaatttatagttcaacactattattattttttcttttccttttttacagAAGAAAGGCTTGAGAGAAGAATAAGTAGGAAAGAGAGAAGTAAGGAAAAAtactaaaagacaaaaataagagagaaaatataatagaaggaatatataattttggtGGGGCtaaaatttagtaatttttcttaaaaaagaaatccacatgtacaataaatttaaCCATTGAATTGATTAGGATTTAAAGGTTGAGATtttgtgtcaaaatttataGGAAAAAAAGGACTCTCAAATCCTATCCCATAATGTTGTAGATGGGAATTACTTTTAGGAGGCTCAAAAGTgactttaaaaagataaaaactaattttgatatttgtattttttttaaatcactttAGTAAAAGTATCTCATCCTACAATGGATTTAAAAAGTATGGAATGAGTAactttcaaaa
This window of the Citrus sinensis cultivar Valencia sweet orange chromosome 8, DVS_A1.0, whole genome shotgun sequence genome carries:
- the LOC107176558 gene encoding uncharacterized protein LOC107176558; its protein translation is MSNRRRKLIADESDEETGDSNLNLSIPTDFLRPSSSVGPSHGRDTLEYPRPLAVSPSPELELVGNRGGLTSGSGENHSFGGVGVHEGVSDGEGSSSGPSRPAKKRNLGHRVEADSYHIDFTACATTSTDLFKLRNLYNIPNEVPLVVPGKGDVPNRPPKGYVTMHLKSFKLGARLPLQSYFARILGGMHLAPGQLHPNGWRVLSAMFVLWERCGSKEPSLVEVKHLYQLRSSPKEAGWYYFMSSSAKRKPITGFPSWCKNWKNKFFFAGGNWCPAARSLGGDIYLPTHFVTLGRSFFAYVKTALVNVSTCQDLLSPTNLVGSGLVDIVVGMDNKILSAMSRKCGRAPSSSSNPPLPPKKASAGPFKAHVPALPPPLPRKSGGEKTSDKSPEVSWQS
- the LOC107178603 gene encoding uncharacterized protein LOC107178603, whose product is MVKDIESMNLSELAASVQRVSFRLATMVSCYKTESARHERKLQADNQDLKKKAESADRSKEKLAELNKQLTELEEKVAVAESTSSKLEGELGDLKFDPQATQSERDTLRTALEGEIKSLSDQLAEEKGKSADVDDRLDAEYDFGVAFSYKCIIFVLKEEYLELNMSKLEARVGRYMAAVGQGDKEQGEQEQVEVPLDGVQEGEARERVFEVGQGFVTPPPGIADLPPPEIADPSPAEAVDPPNP